The Rhodopirellula bahusiensis sequence AGATCCAATTGCCACCGGGTTGGACACGCAACCAGTTCTATGCGTTGCTTTACAAATTGAGTGACCCTTGGAACGTCAAAGTCTTTGATGCCTATGCAGGTGGCGCCAGTGTCGTGACCTATCTTGCCCGCTACCTGCGTGGCGGTCCGATCGGGAACTCACGGTTGCTCGAGGAACGTGATGGGCAAGTTGTGTTTCGATACCGCCTCAGTGAACTCGAAGGGGGCGACGGAAAGCGACAAGCCGTGACTCGCCTGCCAACCTACACTTTCTTGCTGCGTTGGCTGGAACATGTTCCGCCGCGTCGCTACCAATGCGTGCGCGGCTTTGGGCTCTACAGTGGGAACCAGCACTCAGGGCTTGTGCAAGCGCATCAGACACTCGGCGGCTGCTACGATCCAGGTTCCGAGGAACCGAAGACATGGCAGGAAGTCTGTGACGCCGCTGGAATGGACCAAGCTTGTCGCTGTCCTGAATGTGGGACGCTGCTGGTCAGCCACCATTCATTCCATCCGGGGCGTTCTCCACCGAGTTCCGCGTTTGTCACACGAACCCTTGGACAGATCGCATGATGCGTTCTTCGACACGACCGATTCTTCCACCGACGATACCGAAGGTGCATTTTCAGCTCGGCTTGAGTCCACTCCAAAGCGTGGCGATTGCCTTGCTGAGCGACCGCGTCACCGATAAAACACTAAGACGACAGCGGCTCGACGTAGCACGGGCCCCGGCGGCACAGTACAACCAAGTCGTTGCACCCGCTTAGCATCACGCCTGCTAGCAAGCGTAAAATTTTTTCGTTGCTAAGCAGGTGAACTCAATCGTTATGCGTCTACGCGCTAAACCGTTATGAAATGCCAGAACGAATTGAACGCACTGGATCGACTGACCTCACTGACTCTGAACTGCTGATCCTTGACAAGGTCGCAATGCTGGGCGGGATTCGATCGATGTATTACAACGACATCTTTCCGTATCAATTCAACTACCCGGAACACGGGCTCGATGACGAAACACTCATCACCACATTGGATCGGCTTGAATCTGATGGAGTCATCACTGGTGAACCATCCAAGAATCGCCATGGAAAACCAGATCGAACTATTCGTGTGACTGAACACGGTGGTGTGATTTGGGAATCAGAACGGAGACCCGATTGGACTCGCTACGTAACCGAGAGCTACGGTTCATCGCGTCCTGAATCTGAGCGGCATCGAGTAACTGTTTTTGGACATTCACGACCGATATGTCAGGCTTTCTTTGATGCGGGCGTTCAATCTGGATTTTTTGACTATCGCGGTGGCCGAGTCGGAAGCGCGTTCGGGAACCGAAATCTGATATACTGGCGTCCTGTCGAACGGGTTTTCATGCTGTCTGCCTGGGTTGAATCTTGGCAATCGGCGACTGATTGGGGACACTTCGAAATGAAACGGTGTTGGTGGCGATTCGCAGACGAAATTGGAAAACTTTGGGATTGGTCACCGGCACAGATCGACGCATAACCATGCAATCAACCGAAGTCGCGGAGCCGTCGTTTTTGACAATGGAAAATCAATCGCCGCGACTCGGTTATCGCGGTCGTTATTCGACTGAAATCCAATCGCTGTTTACTCGTTGCAAGCCGTGGACACCAAATCGAACTCAACGCTTCGCTTCACTGCTGTCACGCTGCTGGTTTTTTCGACCGCGTACACCCTGGCATTGACCGCACTGCCGGCGATGCACCTTGTCGCAGCATCCGGCGTAGTCCTGCTGGTGTGGTTGCTTTTTTCAGACCATCGGCCCATCACGCTTGCATTGGCGGGGCTTCCCGTTCTAGATTTACGTCGACTGATCATTGTGACCATTGCCGCTGGGATCGGTGCTGGCTTAGGCATTCCGTCGATAGACGTTGCCAAACACGATCGCCGGAGTCGCGGCGCGCATGCGGTCGTTGCACCGAACACGCCTATACTTACTCATGACCGAAACGAAACTGGCGAATAACCATCGCATGCAACGGAGGACGGGTGGTTCGTTTTCTCGTCTGCTTGCAAGTCTTTCGCCCGTCCCCGTTGATGCGTAACGTTATCCGAATGAAGACCGCTGATGCGATTTGACCTCGCCACACTTATCGCGTTTTTGACTGCCTCAGCATTGCACATGGGAATTTTCAATCGCCATCCGGTCGCCGCTCTTTCTTGTGCAACATTTACGATGTCGCTGTTCCTAGCTGTGCGTTGGGTTCGTAATGGGACGCCGTGTGGGGCCAAATTAATAGGGGCTTGCACTCTTGCAGCCTTCGCGTGGATGATGACTTTCGTCGTCGCAACGATGATCGCTCATGCCGCGTACTACACGCTTGTGTCCGGGTGGCCCTCAAGCGAGAATTCATACATCGACGTGCCGACGGCTGTCGTCCTGATTGTACTGATGTATGGTGGAGGTGCCGCCGTCGGCGGTTTTGCGATTGGTGCAATATCGGCTGGATTGGCTCGCTCCGGTGTCATACGCACGGCATCCCAGGCTGACGGATAACCATGGCGTGCACACGGAGCGGGGCTTGCGACCGGATTTGAAATGGACAACTTTACTCTCCCCGCCCGGTGACGCCGGACGTTATTTGCACTTGATATACCCCTACTCCAAACGCTGCAAACGGAATGGACGCCGAATCCTGGAAAAAGCACATCCAGTTCTTCTTAACGCCGCACCCCGTTTACCACGAGGCGGGCGAGGACATGTATGTTCCGCGCGAAGGGTACACCGTGGCATCCATATTCACAGGTGGCCTCCGGATCGTTGGCGACACCGAGACGCTCGAGGTCAACTACAACAACCCGGACTTGCTCATTCTCTCATTGAACACCACGGCCACGAGCCACATCTATCGATTCGACTGGGATCACCTCGTTGCATTCGAGCTCGTGCGCGACAATGAAGCGGACGACGACTTGCCATGGCCACCTCGCATCTCGATGAACTGACAAGCAAATAACCAAGGAATGCACCGGAGCCGGGTGAGGCGGTTTCAGCTAGTCGAGACTCCATCGGTCCGGCCCGGTGATTCCAATCGTTACCCGACTGAAGTGCACGCCAATCTGTGTTGACTATGTTCTCAATGTCAATTCGAGACACTGATGAACACGTCCTTGCTCCAACCATCAATGATGTTGAGCGATTTTTGGCACGCATGACGTTTGCACCCGACTACTTTCTCGAAGTCGATGGCGACGCCGGCATGGACGGCGGTGTCACGTTGCACGGTGCTACCGATGGGATCGCACTAATTGGATCGGAGGACTCACTACGCGGTTGCTACGCGTTCATGCTTGTTGATCCAAGCAAACCGTTTTCACCGCGTACTGTTTCAATACACGACGTCACGGATGCGAATGTCTGCGACTCGATTCCCGACATGGCAACCATAATTCGGACCTATGCCGCATCCGGTGATCTTGAACGCGCCTTCTCTTGGTCGCTCAACATTTCAAATGGCACCGCCATGGCATACAATTGCAGGCTCAATTGTGGTGACGATCGACCGTTGACCACAATCTTGGATTTGGGGCCTGACCTTTCTCGTTGGCCGGAATACCGCGGGTAACCATGCCGTGAACCGGAGGACGGCATCAGGCGTTTACAAATGGAAAATCAACTCGCCGTCCCCGGTTACGGCTACCGTTATCCGACTGAAATCCGATTGTCTTCCTTCCCCCGAGAGCCGAAATGAACATCAGAACCTTTGCGATGCTTTCCACACTGTCGATCCTTACGACCAATGCTGCGATGGCTGACAACCCCGTTGCCTTTCGTATCGGAGAGGCCCAGTTCTTCAACGGTGACAATGTGACCATTGAGTCGGTTACCTCATCCGGCGACGGATTCGAGGCAGGTGCAACAATTACGGTTACCGGAACCTACACGCTGAACTCAACGGATGAAGCGAGGCTATGCTTCTACACGACGCGAAACCCGAAGCCCAACGATCCAGCGGAAATCTCGACTGAACTTGATTCACAACGGATGAAAGTGAAACGCGGAACGAACGCCTTCAAGCTGTCTAAGGTAGCGGCCGGCGACGGAGGCCCTCACATCACCTTCTATGGTCCTGAATCGGCGTTTGGTGGCGTCTATTTCGGCGATGAGTCGAACGTCTGGATGAAGAAGGGATGGTCGTATGATGCGCCCAAATCCGTTCCCGCTAGGCCTGCAATCGGTGGATCTCCAGGAACAACAGGTATCCAGTGAGTGTTGCCATCGTTGATAGTGACGATGGCTGGTCGAAGGGATTGTCAACGTGCTTTGGTTGTTGTGCGATGATGTGTTTTTGGACGCTTTGGGTGACACCCAGATGTACCGGTAGCAGGCTCGCTTGCTGGCGAGTCGATTGATTCATTCTTGATGTCGGCGGTGGGCGCTAAAGTGCTTCGCTCGGAATCAGCTCACAACCCAGTGCTTCGGCACGACGCTGTAGGTTTCGAATCAAGCGATCTTGGTAGCGTGCGTCATATGCCTCGGCTCCGATGTCTTTGTAGGCTCGGCCCGTTTTGATCATGTTGTAAATGATGATCGCAAGTTTGCGAGCGATCGCTGTTACCGCACTGGCTGCACCGTCACGACTCTTGATCCGACGACCGAACGCCCCCAACGCACACTTCGATCGCAGTAACGTTTGGGCGCAGACTCGAAGCGATTGAGCGACTCGGTTGCCACTGCGATGGGTCGGGCTTCTGCCCTTCTTCGGTGCCTTTCCGCCACTCTTGAAGACTTCCGGACACAGGCTCAGCCAGCTCACGAAGTGCTTCTCGGTTGGGAAGGCG is a genomic window containing:
- a CDS encoding IS91 family transposase, which translates into the protein VHLHVLVSAGGLTEDGTWVAAKKKCLLPRKVVMTKFRGKFKALLREMVVAGKIQLPPGWTRNQFYALLYKLSDPWNVKVFDAYAGGASVVTYLARYLRGGPIGNSRLLEERDGQVVFRYRLSELEGGDGKRQAVTRLPTYTFLLRWLEHVPPRRYQCVRGFGLYSGNQHSGLVQAHQTLGGCYDPGSEEPKTWQEVCDAAGMDQACRCPECGTLLVSHHSFHPGRSPPSSAFVTRTLGQIA